The following proteins are encoded in a genomic region of Stutzerimonas balearica DSM 6083:
- a CDS encoding amino acid permease, whose product MNRDTLHAGPLQRGLKNRHIQLIALGGAIGTGLFLGSAGVLRSAGPSMILGYAIGGLIAFLIMRQLGEMIVEEPVAGSFSHFAHQYWGPFAGFLSGWNYWVLYVLVGMAELTAVGKYVQFWWPEIPTWVTAAAFFVLINLINLTNVKAFGEAEFWFAIVKVVAIIGMILLGLFLLFSGQGGEQASITNLWSHGGFFPNGIEGLVMALAIIMFSFGGLELVGITAAEAADPKTVIPKAINQVVYRILIFYIGALTVLLALYPWDSLLETLGSAADPYSGSPFVQIFSLIGSDTAAHLLNFVVLTAALSVYNSGVYCNSRMLYGLAEQGDAPRALLKVNRRGVPVLAIGVSALVTLACVLVNYLVPQNALELLMSLVVAALVINWAMISLAHLKFRKAMQQRGVEPSFKAFWYPLSNYLCLAFVAAILVIMLWIPGIRMSVYAIPFWVLLLWMVFRVRQVRAA is encoded by the coding sequence ATGAACCGCGACACCCTACACGCCGGCCCGCTTCAGCGCGGGCTGAAGAACCGGCATATCCAGCTCATCGCGCTGGGCGGAGCCATCGGCACCGGGCTTTTCCTCGGCTCCGCCGGCGTGCTGCGCAGCGCCGGACCGTCGATGATCCTCGGCTACGCGATCGGCGGCCTGATTGCCTTTCTGATCATGCGCCAGCTGGGCGAAATGATCGTCGAGGAGCCGGTTGCCGGTTCCTTCAGCCACTTCGCCCATCAGTACTGGGGGCCGTTCGCCGGCTTCCTGTCAGGCTGGAACTACTGGGTGCTCTATGTGCTGGTCGGCATGGCCGAGCTGACGGCCGTCGGCAAGTACGTACAGTTCTGGTGGCCCGAGATCCCGACCTGGGTCACGGCGGCTGCGTTCTTCGTGCTGATCAACCTGATCAATCTCACCAACGTCAAGGCGTTCGGCGAAGCCGAGTTCTGGTTCGCCATCGTCAAGGTGGTGGCGATCATCGGCATGATCCTGCTCGGCCTGTTCCTGCTCTTCAGCGGCCAGGGCGGCGAGCAGGCCAGCATCACCAACCTCTGGAGCCACGGCGGGTTCTTTCCCAACGGCATCGAAGGCCTGGTGATGGCGCTGGCGATCATCATGTTCTCGTTTGGCGGTCTGGAATTGGTGGGGATCACCGCGGCGGAAGCCGCCGATCCGAAGACGGTCATTCCCAAGGCGATCAATCAGGTCGTCTACCGCATCCTGATCTTCTACATCGGTGCGCTGACGGTGCTGCTGGCGCTCTATCCCTGGGACAGCCTGCTGGAAACCCTCGGCTCGGCCGCCGACCCCTACAGCGGCAGCCCCTTCGTGCAGATCTTCTCGCTGATCGGCAGCGACACTGCAGCGCATCTGCTGAACTTCGTGGTGCTGACGGCCGCTCTTTCGGTCTACAACAGTGGCGTCTACTGCAACAGCCGCATGCTCTACGGTCTGGCGGAGCAGGGCGATGCGCCGCGTGCACTGCTCAAGGTCAACCGCCGCGGCGTACCGGTGCTGGCCATCGGGGTGTCGGCACTGGTGACCCTCGCCTGCGTGCTGGTCAACTACCTGGTGCCGCAGAATGCCCTGGAGCTGCTGATGTCCCTCGTGGTCGCGGCATTGGTGATCAACTGGGCAATGATCAGCCTGGCCCATCTGAAATTCCGCAAGGCCATGCAACAACGCGGCGTGGAGCCAAGCTTCAAGGCCTTCTGGTATCCGCTGAGCAACTACCTGTGCCTGGCTTTCGTCGCCGCCATTCTGGTCATCATGCTGTGGATTCCCGGCATCCGCATGTCGGTCTATGCGATCCCGTTCTGGGTGCTCCTGCTCTGGATGGTATTCCGCGTGCGCCAGGTGCGCGCGGCCTGA
- a CDS encoding CAP domain-containing protein, giving the protein MRVFWVLVLLAGWISQAGADEAKQLIESINLYRSEPQRCGERSSEELPPLSEDTRLSLPVEAPGDLQELLGRAGYPMVNVQAISLSGPRDAQAAMRALRESFCKVLLDPQFVDIGVSRLQRDWRITLARPLLDGHLGDSAAEGRKMLELLNQARSSARQCGDQRFAPASALAWNGSLAEAAGGHSRAMANDNFFSHLGQDGRTPGDRAELAGYEGRQVGENIAAGQGDARKVVDGWLASPGHCANLMNPQFRDFGGAYAVDPQSDANIYWTGLFGAP; this is encoded by the coding sequence ATGCGTGTCTTCTGGGTCCTTGTTCTGCTGGCCGGCTGGATCAGCCAAGCCGGCGCCGATGAAGCGAAACAGCTGATCGAGTCGATCAACCTCTACCGCAGCGAACCGCAACGCTGTGGCGAACGCTCCAGCGAGGAACTCCCGCCGCTGAGCGAGGACACCCGGCTCTCGCTGCCGGTTGAGGCGCCGGGCGACCTGCAGGAGCTGCTCGGGCGCGCGGGCTACCCCATGGTCAACGTCCAGGCGATCAGCCTGTCAGGCCCGCGCGACGCCCAAGCGGCCATGCGTGCGCTGCGTGAGAGTTTCTGCAAGGTCCTGCTCGATCCGCAGTTCGTCGATATCGGCGTGAGTCGGCTTCAGCGCGACTGGCGCATCACCCTGGCGCGCCCGCTGCTCGATGGGCATCTGGGTGATTCCGCAGCCGAAGGGCGCAAGATGCTCGAACTTCTCAACCAGGCCCGCTCCAGTGCGCGCCAGTGTGGCGACCAGCGCTTTGCCCCGGCGTCGGCGCTCGCCTGGAACGGCAGTTTGGCCGAGGCGGCCGGCGGCCATAGCCGGGCGATGGCCAACGACAATTTCTTCAGCCACCTGGGCCAGGACGGCCGCACGCCCGGCGATCGCGCCGAGCTGGCCGGCTATGAGGGGCGCCAGGTAGGGGAAAACATCGCGGCCGGGCAGGGCGATGCACGCAAGGTGGTCGATGGCTGGCTGGCCAGCCCCGGCCATTGCGCCAACCTGATGAACCCGCAGTTCCGCGATTTCGGTGGCGCCTATGCGGTTGATCCGCAAAGCGACGCGAACATCTACTGGACGGGCCTGTTCGGCGCCCCATGA
- a CDS encoding cation transporter yields MSGCSCSHSNTSGATSARYRRILWVALAINLGMFLVEIGAGLHAGSVSLLSDSLDFFGDAANYGVSLWVLGLGVAMRARASLAKAVTMGSFGVFILSMAVANFVEGSVPDAPTMGVVGVIALLANLLVAALLYAYREGDSNMRSVWLCSRNDALGNLAVMLAALGVFGTGSGWPDLIVASLMALLSISAAVQIIRHARQELRTQPVTLGQG; encoded by the coding sequence ATGAGCGGATGTTCGTGCAGTCATAGCAACACCAGCGGCGCAACGAGCGCCCGCTATCGGCGCATCCTGTGGGTCGCCCTGGCGATCAACCTGGGCATGTTTCTCGTCGAGATCGGCGCGGGCCTGCATGCCGGCTCGGTGTCGTTGCTCTCCGACTCGCTGGACTTCTTCGGCGATGCGGCCAACTACGGCGTCAGCCTCTGGGTACTGGGCCTGGGCGTGGCGATGCGCGCCAGGGCCTCGTTGGCCAAGGCAGTGACCATGGGCAGTTTCGGGGTGTTCATTCTGAGCATGGCGGTCGCCAACTTCGTCGAGGGCAGCGTGCCCGATGCACCCACCATGGGCGTGGTGGGCGTCATCGCCCTGCTGGCCAACCTGCTGGTCGCCGCCCTGCTCTATGCCTATCGCGAGGGCGACAGCAACATGCGCAGCGTCTGGCTGTGCAGCCGCAACGACGCGCTGGGCAACCTCGCCGTGATGCTCGCGGCGCTGGGTGTGTTCGGTACGGGTTCCGGCTGGCCGGATCTGATCGTCGCCAGCCTGATGGCCCTGCTCTCGATCAGTGCTGCCGTGCAGATCATCCGCCATGCGCGGCAGGAGCTGCGCACTCAGCCCGTCACGCTTGGCCAGGGCTGA
- a CDS encoding MerR family transcriptional regulator, giving the protein MPLTIGKLSQHTGVNVETIRYYERIGLLAPAARTGSGYRSYPDEAIGRLRFIKRGRELGFSLEEIRTLAGLAENPSQPCAEVDRLVQHHLAEVRQRIADLQRLEAELAQLAGCHRSSVRECRIVEALSAPGQN; this is encoded by the coding sequence ATGCCATTGACGATTGGAAAGCTGAGCCAGCACACCGGGGTGAACGTCGAGACCATCCGTTATTACGAGCGCATAGGCCTGCTTGCACCGGCGGCGCGTACCGGATCCGGCTATCGCAGCTACCCCGATGAAGCCATTGGCCGCCTGCGTTTCATCAAGCGTGGCCGCGAGCTGGGGTTCTCGCTGGAAGAAATCCGCACCTTGGCCGGACTGGCGGAGAACCCCAGTCAACCCTGTGCCGAAGTCGACCGGCTGGTCCAGCACCACCTCGCCGAAGTCCGCCAGCGTATCGCCGACCTGCAGCGGCTGGAGGCCGAGCTGGCGCAGCTGGCCGGCTGTCACCGGAGTTCCGTGCGCGAGTGCCGCATCGTCGAGGCGTTGAGTGCGCCGGGGCAAAACTGA
- a CDS encoding IclR family transcriptional regulator domain-containing protein, whose product MSEHTPSNLPLARPIIASPARRIEAFTGDPDFMTSLARGLAVIHAFQERKRQLTIAQISHRTEIPRAAVRRCLLTLMKLGYVATDGRTWSLLPKVLTLGHAYLSSTPLAVTAQPILDRLSDQLHEACSMATLEGDEVLYLARSATPQRLISVDLSVGSRLPAYCTSMGRVLLAGLSDAALEDYLARADLQIKTSRTLHTPEALRENIAEIRRQGWVIVDQELETGLRSLAVPLHDSAGQVLAALNVGTHVSRVSRKELETRFLPVLLQASEELSTRLFH is encoded by the coding sequence ATGAGCGAGCACACACCAAGCAATCTACCCCTGGCTCGTCCGATCATCGCCTCGCCGGCCCGGCGAATCGAGGCGTTCACCGGCGATCCCGACTTCATGACCTCGCTGGCCCGTGGCCTGGCGGTGATCCATGCGTTCCAGGAGCGCAAGCGGCAACTGACCATCGCGCAGATCAGCCACCGCACCGAAATTCCCCGCGCCGCCGTACGGCGCTGCCTGCTCACGCTGATGAAACTGGGTTACGTGGCCACGGACGGTCGAACCTGGTCCCTGCTGCCCAAGGTCCTCACCCTTGGCCATGCCTACCTGTCTTCGACGCCCTTGGCGGTGACGGCCCAGCCGATCCTGGATCGCCTCAGCGATCAGCTGCACGAGGCCTGCTCGATGGCCACGCTCGAGGGTGACGAGGTGCTCTATCTGGCACGTTCGGCCACGCCGCAGCGGCTGATTTCGGTGGATCTGTCGGTGGGCAGCCGGCTGCCGGCCTATTGCACTTCGATGGGGCGGGTCCTGTTGGCCGGCCTGAGCGATGCGGCATTGGAAGACTACTTGGCGCGGGCCGATCTTCAGATCAAGACCAGCCGCACCCTGCACACGCCCGAGGCGCTGCGCGAGAACATCGCTGAAATCCGCCGCCAGGGCTGGGTGATCGTCGATCAGGAACTCGAGACCGGGCTGCGCTCGCTGGCGGTGCCGCTGCACGATTCGGCCGGCCAGGTACTCGCCGCGCTGAATGTCGGGACCCACGTCAGCCGGGTGTCGCGCAAGGAGCTGGAAACGCGGTTTTTGCCGGTGCTGTTGCAAGCGAGCGAAGAACTCAGTACCCGCCTGTTCCACTGA
- a CDS encoding CoA transferase subunit A — protein MAELLTLSEAIRRFIGDGDTVALEGFTHLIPTAAAHEIVRQAKKDLTLVRMTPDLVYDLLIGAGCAKKLIFSWGGNPGVGSLHRLRDAVEKQWPQPLEIEEHSHADLANAYVAGASGLPFAVLRAYAGSDLPKVNPLIRSVTCPFSGEVLAAVPSVRPDVTVIHAQKADCQGNVLIQGILGVQKEAALAAKRCIVTVEEIVDDLNAPMNACVLPTWALTAVCVVPGGAHPSYAHGYYERDNRFYQAWDPIARDREAFIAWIDSYIRGTADFAEFQQKLAGEAN, from the coding sequence ATGGCTGAATTGCTCACGCTCTCCGAGGCGATCCGTCGCTTCATCGGCGATGGCGACACCGTCGCCCTCGAAGGCTTCACCCACCTGATTCCTACCGCGGCCGCGCACGAAATCGTGCGCCAGGCGAAAAAAGACCTGACCCTGGTGCGCATGACGCCCGACCTGGTCTACGACCTGCTGATCGGCGCCGGTTGCGCGAAGAAGCTGATCTTCTCCTGGGGCGGCAACCCCGGCGTCGGCTCGCTGCACCGCCTGCGCGATGCGGTGGAGAAGCAGTGGCCGCAACCGCTGGAGATCGAGGAGCACAGCCACGCCGACCTGGCCAATGCCTACGTCGCCGGCGCCTCGGGCCTGCCGTTCGCCGTGCTGCGCGCCTATGCCGGCTCCGACCTGCCAAAGGTCAACCCGCTGATCAGGTCGGTCACCTGTCCGTTCAGCGGCGAAGTACTGGCCGCCGTGCCCAGCGTGCGCCCGGACGTCACCGTGATCCACGCGCAAAAGGCCGACTGCCAGGGCAACGTGCTGATCCAGGGCATTCTCGGGGTACAGAAGGAGGCCGCCCTGGCCGCCAAACGTTGCATCGTCACCGTCGAGGAAATCGTCGACGACCTGAATGCGCCGATGAACGCCTGCGTGCTGCCGACCTGGGCGTTGACCGCGGTCTGCGTGGTGCCGGGCGGTGCGCATCCGTCCTACGCGCACGGCTACTACGAGCGCGACAACCGCTTCTACCAGGCTTGGGACCCGATCGCCCGCGACCGCGAGGCGTTCATCGCCTGGATCGACAGCTACATTCGCGGCACGGCCGATTTCGCCGAGTTCCAGCAAAAGCTCGCAGGGGAGGCCAACTGA
- a CDS encoding CoA-transferase subunit beta, translating to MSAYSTNEMMTVPAARRLGNGSVCFVGIGLPSKAANLARLTHAPDVVLIYESGPIGAKPSVLPLSIGDGELAETADTVVPTGEIFRYWLQGGRIDVGFLGAAQVDKYGNINTTVIGDYHKPKVRLPGAGGAPEIAGSAKEVLIILKQSHRTFVDRLAFVTSVGFGEGGEHRKQLGLPGKGPVAIITDLCIMEPEPGTHEFIVTALHPGVSREQVIENTGWPIRFAEELATTEAPRAEELTALRALESRTAAAHGRPGGEE from the coding sequence ATGAGCGCCTACAGCACCAATGAAATGATGACCGTGCCCGCCGCCCGCCGCCTGGGCAATGGCAGCGTCTGCTTCGTCGGCATCGGCCTGCCGTCCAAGGCCGCCAACCTGGCGCGCCTCACCCACGCCCCGGACGTGGTGCTGATCTACGAATCCGGCCCCATCGGTGCCAAGCCCAGCGTGCTGCCGCTTTCGATCGGTGACGGCGAACTGGCCGAGACCGCCGACACCGTGGTGCCCACCGGCGAGATCTTTCGCTACTGGCTGCAGGGCGGGCGCATCGACGTGGGCTTTCTCGGCGCGGCGCAGGTCGACAAGTACGGCAACATCAACACCACGGTGATCGGCGACTACCACAAGCCCAAGGTGCGCCTGCCGGGCGCCGGTGGCGCACCGGAGATCGCCGGCAGCGCCAAGGAGGTGCTGATCATCCTCAAGCAGTCGCACCGTACCTTCGTCGACCGGCTGGCGTTCGTCACCTCGGTCGGTTTCGGCGAGGGCGGCGAACATCGCAAGCAGCTCGGTCTGCCGGGCAAGGGGCCGGTGGCGATCATCACCGACCTGTGCATCATGGAGCCCGAGCCCGGCACCCATGAGTTCATCGTCACCGCGCTGCACCCGGGGGTGAGCCGCGAGCAGGTGATCGAGAACACCGGCTGGCCGATCCGTTTTGCCGAAGAGCTGGCCACCACCGAGGCGCCGCGCGCCGAAGAACTCACGGCGCTGCGTGCCCTCGAATCCCGCACGGCCGCCGCACATGGTCGGCCGGGAGGAGAAGAGTGA
- the pcaF gene encoding 3-oxoadipyl-CoA thiolase, with translation MMREVFICDAVRTPIGRFGGALAGVRADDLAAVPLKALLERNPGLDPAAIDEVFMGCANQAGEDNRNVARMAALLAGLRETVPGVTLNRLCASGMDAVGTAFRAIACGEMELAIAGGVESMSRAPYVMGKADTAFGRSQKLEDTTIGWRFINPKMKDMYGVDAMPQTADNVADDWQVSRADQDAFALRSQQRTAQAQRAGYFAEEIVPVVIRGKKGETVVDTDEHPRADTSAEALAKLRPVNGEAKTVTAGNASGVNDGAAAMILASADAVKRYGLTPRARVLGMASAGVAPRVMGVGPVPAVRRLCERLSLAVEDFDVVELNEAFAAQALAVTRDLGLPDDSPRVNPNGGAIALGHPLGMSGARLVLTAVHQLERSGGRFGLATMCVGVGQGLALALERVSGPLA, from the coding sequence GTGATGCGCGAGGTATTCATCTGCGATGCGGTGCGCACGCCCATCGGCCGCTTCGGCGGCGCCCTGGCCGGCGTACGTGCCGACGACCTGGCTGCCGTGCCGCTGAAGGCGCTGCTCGAGCGCAACCCGGGGCTCGACCCGGCGGCGATCGACGAGGTGTTCATGGGCTGCGCCAACCAGGCCGGCGAGGATAACCGCAACGTTGCGCGCATGGCGGCTCTGCTCGCCGGTTTGCGGGAGACGGTGCCCGGCGTGACCCTGAACCGCCTGTGTGCCTCGGGCATGGATGCGGTAGGCACGGCCTTTCGCGCCATCGCCTGCGGTGAAATGGAGCTGGCCATCGCCGGCGGCGTGGAATCCATGTCCCGCGCGCCCTATGTGATGGGCAAGGCCGACACGGCGTTCGGCCGCAGCCAGAAGCTCGAGGACACCACCATCGGCTGGCGCTTCATCAATCCGAAGATGAAGGACATGTACGGCGTGGATGCCATGCCGCAGACCGCCGATAACGTCGCGGACGACTGGCAGGTCAGCCGAGCCGACCAGGACGCCTTCGCCCTGCGCAGCCAGCAGCGCACCGCCCAAGCGCAACGAGCCGGTTACTTCGCCGAGGAGATCGTCCCGGTGGTAATCAGAGGCAAGAAGGGCGAAACGGTCGTCGACACCGATGAGCATCCGCGCGCCGATACCAGCGCCGAAGCGCTGGCCAAGCTCAGGCCGGTCAACGGTGAGGCCAAGACCGTCACTGCCGGCAACGCCTCGGGCGTCAACGACGGCGCGGCGGCGATGATCCTGGCCAGCGCCGACGCGGTGAAGCGGTACGGGCTCACGCCGCGCGCCCGGGTGCTCGGCATGGCCAGTGCCGGCGTTGCGCCGCGGGTGATGGGCGTCGGCCCGGTACCGGCCGTGCGCCGCCTGTGCGAGCGGCTGAGCCTGGCCGTCGAGGACTTCGACGTGGTCGAACTCAACGAGGCCTTCGCCGCTCAGGCACTCGCCGTCACGCGCGATCTCGGCCTGCCCGATGACAGCCCCAGGGTGAACCCCAATGGCGGCGCCATCGCCCTCGGCCATCCGCTGGGCATGAGCGGTGCGCGCCTGGTGCTGACGGCGGTGCATCAGCTGGAACGCAGCGGCGGCCGCTTCGGCCTTGCGACCATGTGCGTCGGCGTCGGGCAGGGCCTGGCGCTGGCGCTGGAGCGCGTGTCCGGCCCGCTGGCGTGA
- the pcaD gene encoding 3-oxoadipate enol-lactonase — protein MPTVQLNDIRLNYRLDGREDAPVLVLSNSLGTDLHMWDAQVPALAEHFRVLRYDTRGHGGSGVTPGPYSIEQLGRDVLGLLDALGIETFAFCGLSMGGLIGQWLGIHAGERLQRLVICNTAAKIGEAEGWNQRIESVLAGGAQAMAAMRDAAMGRWFTDAFRERAAAEASRIADMVASTSPEGYAANCAAVRDADFRGQLGAIARPTLIVCGERDAVTTPEDGRFMQARIAGAQLVVFEAAHLSNVEAAERFTAQILGFLRG, from the coding sequence ATGCCGACCGTGCAACTGAACGATATCCGCCTGAATTACCGTCTCGATGGCCGCGAGGATGCCCCGGTGCTGGTGCTGTCCAACTCGCTGGGCACCGACCTGCACATGTGGGACGCACAGGTCCCCGCGTTGGCCGAGCACTTTCGCGTGCTGCGCTACGACACCCGCGGCCACGGCGGCTCGGGCGTCACGCCGGGGCCCTACAGCATCGAACAGCTCGGCCGCGACGTGCTGGGGCTGCTCGATGCACTGGGTATCGAGACATTTGCCTTCTGCGGCTTGTCCATGGGCGGGCTGATCGGCCAGTGGCTGGGTATCCATGCCGGTGAGCGTCTGCAGCGCCTGGTGATCTGCAACACCGCGGCGAAGATCGGCGAGGCGGAGGGCTGGAATCAGCGCATCGAGAGCGTCCTGGCTGGCGGTGCGCAGGCGATGGCGGCGATGCGCGACGCGGCCATGGGCCGCTGGTTCACCGACGCCTTCCGCGAACGCGCCGCGGCAGAGGCCTCGCGCATCGCCGACATGGTTGCCAGCACCTCGCCGGAGGGCTATGCCGCCAACTGCGCCGCGGTGCGCGATGCCGATTTCCGTGGCCAGCTCGGTGCCATCGCCCGACCGACGCTGATCGTTTGCGGCGAAAGGGATGCGGTGACCACCCCGGAGGACGGGCGCTTCATGCAGGCACGCATCGCCGGCGCGCAGCTGGTCGTGTTCGAGGCCGCACATCTGTCCAACGTCGAAGCCGCCGAGCGCTTTACGGCGCAGATCCTGGGCTTTCTGCGCGGCTGA
- a CDS encoding helix-turn-helix transcriptional regulator, producing MDSLLKLKSRIFDHADPHAVSDYVNEHVGPHCIRLSAKTRPEASLSHRKFGRIDLCQISYGGRVQVTSPALENLYHLQVLQRCHCLWRGGRGQEHVFTPGELLLINPDDVVDLTYSDDCEKLIVKLPAAFLEQACLENRWKAPREGIRFAESRYRLEQIDGFDSLLGLVCHEAESASSVGLVQEQYSRIIASKLLCLLTNNVSREGLESCPTFGRLVDYIEEHIKQDITVEQLAELAHMSPRSLYVLFERKAGTTPKSFIRQRKLERVRCSLSDPEGGVRNVTEVAMDYGFLHLGRFSESYRNAFGELPSDTLRRTH from the coding sequence ATGGACAGTCTGCTGAAACTGAAGAGCAGGATTTTCGATCATGCCGACCCGCATGCGGTTTCCGACTACGTGAACGAGCATGTCGGCCCGCATTGCATTCGCCTCAGTGCCAAGACGCGGCCGGAAGCGAGCCTGAGCCATCGCAAGTTCGGCCGCATCGACCTGTGCCAGATCAGCTATGGCGGGCGCGTGCAGGTCACCTCGCCGGCGCTGGAAAACCTCTATCACCTGCAGGTGCTGCAGCGCTGCCACTGCCTCTGGCGCGGCGGGCGCGGGCAGGAGCACGTGTTCACCCCCGGCGAGCTACTGCTGATCAACCCCGATGACGTGGTCGACCTGACCTACTCGGACGACTGCGAGAAGCTGATCGTCAAGCTGCCCGCCGCGTTTCTCGAGCAGGCCTGCCTGGAGAACCGCTGGAAGGCTCCGCGCGAAGGCATCCGTTTCGCCGAGAGCCGCTACCGCCTGGAGCAGATCGACGGCTTCGACAGCCTGCTCGGGCTGGTCTGCCATGAGGCCGAAAGCGCCAGCAGCGTCGGTCTGGTGCAGGAGCAGTACAGCCGCATCATCGCCAGCAAGCTGCTCTGCCTGTTGACCAACAACGTCAGCCGCGAAGGCCTGGAAAGCTGCCCGACCTTCGGTCGCCTGGTCGACTACATCGAAGAACACATCAAACAGGACATCACCGTCGAGCAACTGGCGGAGCTGGCGCACATGAGCCCGCGCTCGCTCTATGTGCTGTTCGAGCGCAAGGCCGGCACCACGCCGAAGTCGTTCATCCGCCAGCGCAAGCTCGAGCGCGTGCGCTGCTCGCTGAGCGACCCGGAGGGCGGCGTGCGCAACGTCACCGAGGTCGCCATGGACTACGGCTTCCTGCACCTGGGGCGCTTCTCCGAAAGCTACCGCAACGCCTTTGGCGAGCTCCCTTCGGACACCTTGCGTCGCACGCACTGA
- the benB gene encoding benzoate 1,2-dioxygenase small subunit: MTVSYEAARDFLYREARYLDDKDWDSWLEQYAPDATFWMPAWDDRDRLTENPQTEISLIWYGNRGGLEDRVFRIRTERSSATIPDTRTSHNISNIELVEQGEGYCKVRFNWHTLSFRYKTVDQFYGTSFYTLDTRAENLLIKAKKVVLKNDYVRQIIDVYHI; encoded by the coding sequence ATGACCGTCTCCTACGAAGCCGCGCGCGATTTCCTCTACCGCGAGGCGCGCTACCTCGACGACAAGGACTGGGACAGCTGGCTGGAGCAGTACGCACCGGATGCGACCTTCTGGATGCCGGCCTGGGACGATCGCGACCGCCTGACCGAAAACCCGCAGACCGAGATCTCGCTGATCTGGTACGGCAACCGCGGCGGCCTGGAAGACCGGGTGTTCCGCATCCGCACCGAGCGCTCCAGCGCGACCATCCCGGACACGCGGACCTCGCACAACATCAGCAACATCGAGCTGGTGGAGCAGGGCGAGGGCTACTGCAAGGTGCGCTTCAACTGGCACACCCTGAGCTTCCGCTACAAGACGGTCGACCAGTTCTACGGCACCAGCTTCTACACGCTCGACACGCGCGCCGAGAACCTGCTGATCAAGGCCAAGAAGGTCGTGCTGAAGAACGACTACGTGCGCCAGATCATCGACGTCTACCACATCTGA
- the benC gene encoding benzoate 1,2-dioxygenase electron transfer component BenC yields the protein MTHTIALNLPRFIDINPGETVADASYRQGINIPLDCRDGACGACKCQAESGLYDLGEEFIEDALSDDEVAQGYVLTCQMRVESDCVVRVPASSAVCKAPQGSYEAAISEVRQLSESTIALSIRGESLSRLAFLPGQYVNLKVPGTEQTRAYSFSSLQKGGQVSFLIRNVPGGLMSSFLSSLAKAGDSLELNGPLGSFYLREIRRPLLLLAGGTGLAPFTAMLEKIADEGSEHPVHLVYGVTHDHDLVEMERLADFAARIPNFTFSACVASPDSAYPQKGYVTQHIEPTHLNDGEVDIYLCGPPPMVEAVSQFIREQGIEPANFYYEKFAASA from the coding sequence ATGACGCATACCATCGCGTTGAACTTGCCCCGTTTCATCGACATCAACCCCGGCGAGACGGTGGCCGACGCCTCCTATCGCCAGGGCATCAACATCCCGCTGGACTGCCGTGACGGTGCCTGCGGCGCGTGCAAGTGCCAGGCCGAGTCCGGCCTCTACGACCTCGGCGAGGAGTTCATCGAGGACGCGCTGAGTGACGACGAAGTCGCCCAAGGCTACGTGCTGACCTGTCAGATGCGCGTGGAGAGCGACTGCGTGGTCCGCGTGCCGGCGTCCTCGGCGGTGTGCAAGGCGCCGCAGGGCAGCTATGAGGCGGCGATCAGCGAGGTGCGCCAGCTTTCGGAAAGCACCATCGCGCTGTCGATCCGCGGCGAATCGCTGAGCCGGCTGGCCTTTCTGCCCGGCCAGTACGTCAATCTCAAGGTGCCTGGCACCGAGCAGACCCGCGCCTATTCCTTCAGCTCGCTGCAGAAGGGCGGGCAGGTGAGCTTTCTGATCCGCAACGTGCCCGGCGGGCTGATGAGCTCCTTCCTCAGCAGCTTGGCCAAGGCCGGCGACAGCCTCGAACTGAACGGGCCGCTGGGCAGCTTCTACCTGCGCGAGATCAGGCGCCCGCTGCTGCTGCTGGCCGGCGGCACCGGCCTGGCGCCGTTCACCGCCATGCTCGAAAAGATCGCCGACGAAGGCAGCGAGCACCCGGTGCACCTGGTCTACGGTGTGACCCACGACCACGACCTGGTGGAGATGGAGCGCCTGGCCGACTTCGCCGCGCGTATCCCCAACTTCACCTTCAGCGCCTGCGTGGCCAGCCCGGACAGCGCCTACCCGCAGAAGGGCTACGTCACCCAGCACATCGAGCCGACGCACCTCAACGATGGCGAAGTCGACATCTACCTCTGCGGGCCGCCGCCGATGGTCGAGGCGGTCAGCCAGTTCATCCGCGAGCAGGGCATCGAGCCGGCCAATTTCTACTACGAGAAGTTCGCCGCCAGCGCATAA